A part of Grus americana isolate bGruAme1 chromosome 33, bGruAme1.mat, whole genome shotgun sequence genomic DNA contains:
- the SMARCA4 gene encoding transcription activator BRG1 isoform X7 produces MSTPDPPLGGTPRPGPSPGPGPSPGAMLGPSPGPSPGSAHSMMGPSPGPPSAGHPLPPQGPGGYAQDNMHQMHKPMDSMHEKGITDDPRYGQMKGMGMRPGGHAGMGPPPSPMDQHSQGYPSPLGGSEHASSPVPANGPSSGPQLSSGPGGVPLDGTDPQALGQQNRGPTPFNQNQLHQLRAQIMAYKMLARGQPLPDHLQMAVQGKRPMPGMQQQMPTLPPPSVSGTGPVQGPVQGPGPGPTPPNYNRPHGIGGPNMPPPGPSGVPPGMPGQPPGGPPKPWPEGPMANAAAPTSAPQKLIPPQPTGRPSPAPPAVPPAASPVMPPQTQSPGQPAQPAPMVQLHQKQNRITPIQKPRGLDPVEILQEREYRLQARIAHRIQELENLPGSLAGDLRTKATIELKALRLLNFQRQLRQEVVVCMRRDTALETALNAKAYKRSKRQSLREARITEKLEKQQKIEQERKRRQKHQEYLNSILQHAKDFKEYHRSVTGKIQKLTKAVATYHANTEREQKKENERIEKERMRRLMAEDEEGYRKLIDQKKDKRLAYLLQQTDEYVANLTELVRQHKAAQVAKEKKKKKKKKKAENAEGQTPAIGPDGEPLDETSQMSDLPVKVIHVESGKILTGTDAPKAGQLEAWLEMNPGYEVAPRSDSEESGSEEEEEEEEEEQPQPAQPALPVEEKKKIPDPDSDDVSEVDARHIIENAKQDVDDEYGVSQALARGLQSYYAVAHAVTERVDKQSTLMVNGVLKQYQIKGLEWLVSLYNNNLNGILADEMGLGKTIQTIALITYLMEHKRINGPFLIIVPLSTLSNWAYEFDKWAPSVVKVSYKGSPAARRAFVPQLRSGKFNVLLTTYEYIIKDKHILAKIRWKYMIVDEGHRMKNHHCKLTQVLNTHYVAPRRLLLTGTPLQNKLPELWALLNFLLPTIFKSCSTFEQWFNAPFAMTGEKVDLNEEETILIIRRLHKVLRPFLLRRLKKEVEAQLPEKVEYVIKCDMSALQRVLYRHMQAKGVLLTDGSEKDKKGKGGTKTLMNTIMQLRKICNHPYMFQHIEESFSEHLGFTGGIVQGLDLYRASGKFELLDRILPKLRATNHKVLLFCQMTSLMTIMEDYFAYRGFKYLRLDGTTKAEDRGMLLKTFNEPGSEYFIFLLSTRAGGLGLNLQSADTVIIFDSDWNPHQDLQAQDRAHRIGQQNEVRVLRLCTVNSVEEKILAAAKYKLNVDQKVIQAGMFDQKSSSHERRAFLQAILEHEEQDEEEDEVPDDETVNQMIARHEEEFDLFMRMDLDRRREEARNPKRKPRLMEEDELPSWIIKDDAEVERLTCEEEEEKMFGRGSRHRKEVDYSDSLTEKQWLKVYMAIEEGTLEEIEEEVRQKKSSRKRKRDTDVGSATPTTSTRSRDKDDDSKKQKKRGRPPAEKLSPNPPNLTKKMKKIVDAVIKYKDSSGRQLSEVFIQLPSRKELPEYYELIRKPVDFKKIKERIRNHKYRSLNDLEKDVMLLCQNAQTFNLEGSLIYEDSIVLQSVFTSVRQKIEKEEESEGEDSEEEEEGEEEGSESESRSVKVKIKLGRKEKAQDRLKGRRRTSRGSRAKPVVSDDDSEEEQEEDRSGSGTEED; encoded by the exons ATGTCGACTCCGGATCCTCCGCTGGGAGGAACCCCTCGGCCGGGTCCCTCTCCGGGGCCGGGTCCGTCCCCGGGGGCGATGCTGGGTCCCAGCCCCGGTCCTTCTCCCGGTTCCGCACACAGCATGATGGGACCCAGCCCCGGGCCGCCCTCGGCGGGACACCCGCTGCCGCCCCAGGGGCCGGGGGGCTACGCTCAGGACAACATGCATCAGATGCACAAG CCCATGGACTCCATGCACGAGAAGGGAATAACCGACGATCCTCGCTACGGCCAGATGAAAGGGATGGGAATGCGGCCCGGCGGGCACGCGGGAATGGGTCCTCCCCCGAGCCCGATGGATCAGCACTCGCAAG gtTACCCTTCTCCGCTCGGCGGTTCCGAACACGCCTCGAGTCCCGTTCCGGCGAACGGTCCGTCCTCCGGCCCTCAGCTATCCTCGGGTCCCGGAGGAGTCCCCTTGGACGGTACCGATCCCCAAGCTCTGGGACAACAAAACCGGGGTCCGACCCCTTTTAACCAGAACCAGTTACACCAGTTAAGAGCTCAGATCATGGCTTACAAGATGCTGGCGAGGGGCCAGCCCCTGCCCGACCACCTTCAGATGGCGGTGCAGGGAAAACGACCCATGCCCGGAATGCAGCAGCAAATGCCGACACTACCTCCGCCTTCCGTATCCGGGACAGGACCAGTGCAAGGACCAGTGCAAGGGCCTGGACCGGGACCGACACCTCCAAACTATAACAGACCTCACG GTATCGGAGGGCCTAACATGCCCCCTCCCGGACCCTCAGGAGTTCCCCCGGGAATGCCCGGGCAACCCCCCGgcggcccccccaaaccctggcCGGAAG GACCGATGGCGAACGCCGCAGCCCCCACTAGCGCACCTCAGAAACTGattcccccccagcccaccgGCCGGCCCTCGCCAGCCCCTCCGGCGGTGCCGCCCGCCGCGTCGCCCGTGATGCCGCCGCAGACGCAGTCCCCGGGTCAGCCGGCGCAGCCGGCTCCCATGGTGCAGCTCCACCAGAAACAGAACCGCATCACGCCGATCCAGAAACCCAGAGGACTCGATCCGGTGGAAATCCTGCAGGAGAGGGAGTACAG gctGCAAGCTCGAATCGCTCACAGGATCCAAGAGCTGGAAAACCTTCCCGGCTCGCTGGCCGGTGACCTGAGAACCAAAGCAACCATTGAACTGAAAGCACTAAGGCTGCTTAATTTTCAGCGACAG CTGCGTCAGGAAGTCGTGGTGTGCATGAGGCGAGACACGGCCCTGGAGACGGCCCTGAACGCCAAGGCGTACAAGCGCAGCAAGCGGCAGTCCCTGCGCGAGGCTCGCATCACCgagaagctggagaagcagcagaagatCGAGCAGGAACGGAAACGCAGGCAGAAGCACCAG GAATACCTCAACAGCATCCTCCAGCACGCTAAAGATTTCAAGGAATACCATCGCTCCGTCACGGGCAAGATTCAGAAGCTGACCAAGGCGGTGGCTACTTACCACGCCAACACGGAGCGGgagcagaagaaggaaaacGAGAGGATCGAGAAGGAGAGGATGCGCCGTCTGATG GCGGAGGATGAGGAAGGGTACCGCAAGCTGATCGATCAGAAGAAGGACAAGCGCTTGGCCTACCTGCTGCAGCAGACGGACGAGTACGTAGCCAACCTGACGGAGCTGGTGCGGCAGCACAAGGCcgcgcaggtggccaaggagaagaagaagaagaagaaaaagaag aAGGCAGAGAACGCGGAAGGGCAGACGCCGGCCATCGGGCCAGATGGTGAA CCGCTGGATGAGACGAGCCAAATGAGCGACCTCCCTGTCAAAGTGATCCACGTGGAGAGCGGCAAGATCCTCACCGGCACCGACGCGCCGAAAGCCGGGCAGCTGGAAGCCTGGCTGGAGATGAACCCCGG GTACGAAGTAGCTCCGAGATCTGACAGTGAAGAAAGCGGgtcggaggaggaggaggag gaggaggaagaggagcaacCACAACCCGCTCAGCCCGCCCTGCCcgtggaggagaagaaaaaaatccccgaCCCGGACAGCGACGACGTCTCGGAAGTGGACGCCAGACACATTATCGA GAACGCTAAGCAAGATGTCGATGACGAATACGGGGTGTCCCAAGCTCTGGCGAGGGGCTTGCAGTCGTACTACGCCGTGGCCCACGCCGTCACCGAGAGGGTGGACAAGCAATCCACGCTGATGGTCAACGGAGTCCTCAAGCAGTACCAG atcAAAGGTTTGGAGTGGCTGGTGTCCCTGTACAACAACAACCTGAACGGCATCCTGGCAGATGAGATGGGGCTGGGCAAAACCATCCAGACCATCGCTTTAATCACATACCTCATGGAGCACAAACGGATCAACGGACCCTTCCTCATCATAGTACCTCTCTC aaCTCTGTCGAATTGGGCGTATGAGTTTGACAAATGGGCTCCTTCTGTGGTGAAGGTCTCGTACAAG GGCTCTCCAGCAGCAAGACGGGCATTTGTACCTCAGCTCCGAAGCGGGAAATTCAACGTCTTGCTCACAACTTACGAGTATATCATCAAAGATAAGCACATCCTGGCTAAG ATCCGCTGGAAGTACATGATCGTGGACGAGGGTCACAGGATGAAGAACCACCACTGCAAACTCACCCAGGTCCTCAACACGCACTACGTGGCTCCTCGGCGTTTGTTGTTGACGGGAACCCCCTTGCAGAACAAACTCCcggagctgtgggctctgctcAATTTCCTCCTGCCCACCATCTTCAAGAGCTGCAGCACGTTCGAGCAGTGGTTTAACGCCCCTTTCGCCATGACGGGAGAAAAG GTGGACCTGAACGAAGAAGAAACCATCCTGATCATTCGGCGCCTGCACAAAGTGCTGCGCCCTTTCCTGCTGCGGAGGCTGAAGAAGGAAGTAGAAGCGCAGCTGCCTGAAAAG GTGGAATACGTCATCAAGTGCGACATGTCCGCTCTGCAGAGGGTCCTCTACAGGCACATGCAGGCCAAGGGCGTGCTGCTCACGGACGGCTCCGAGAAGGACAAAAAG GGCAAAGGCGGTACGAAAACCCTGATGAACACCATCATGCAGCTGCGGAAGATCTGTAACCACCCCTACATGTTCCAGCACATagag GAATCCTTTTCCGAGCACTTGGGGTTCACGGGAGGTATCGTGCAAGg gcTGGATTTGTACCGAGCCTCGGGCAAATTTGAACTCCTGGACAGAATTCTCCCCAAATTACGAGCCACCAACCATAAGGTGCTGCTCTTCTGCCAGATGACCTCCCTCATGACCATCATGGAAGATTACTTTGCTTACCGCGGATTCAAATACCTCAGGCTGGACG GAACCACTAAGGCGGAGGACCGGGGCATGTTGTTAAAGACTTTCAATGAGCCAGGCTCCGAgtacttcatttttttactgAGCACGCGGGCTGGCGGGCTGGGTCTGAACCTCCAGTCTGCCGACACTGTGATTATCTTTGACAGCGACTGGAACCCTCACCAG GACCTGCAGGCGCAAGACCGAGCTCACCGCATCGGGCAGCAGAACGAAGTGCGCGTTCTCCGGCTCTGCACCGTCAACAGCGTGGAGGAGAAGATCCTTGCCGCCGCCAAATACAAGCTGAACGTTGATCAGAAGGTTATCCAAGCCGGCATGTTTGACCAGAAATCCTCGAGCCACGAACGAAGAGCTTTCCTCCAGGCTATCTTGGAACACGAGGAGCAGGACGAG GAAGAAGACGAAGTTCCCGACGACGAAACGGTCAACCAGATGATTGCGCGGCACGAAGAGGAGTTTGACCTTTTCATG CGCATGGACCTGGACCGCAGGCGGGAAGAAGCGCGAAACCCCAAGCGCAAACCGCGCCTGATGGAGGAAGACGAGCTGCCGTCGTGGATCATCAAGGACGATGCCGAGGTGGAGAGGTTGACgtgtgaggaagaggaggagaagatgtTTGGGCGAGGCTCGCGGCACCGTAAGGAGGTGGATTACAGTGACTCGCTGACGGAGAAGCAGTGGCTCAAGGTATACATG GCGATCGAGGAGGGTACGCTGGAGGAGATCGAGGAGGAGGTGCGCCAGAAAAAATCCTCCCGTAAACGCAAGCGGGATACGGACGTCGGCTCCGCCAcccccaccaccagcacccGCAGCCGGGATAAGGACGACGAtagcaaaaagcagaagaaacgTGGCAGGCCGCCGGCGGAGAAACtctccccaaacccccccaacctcaccaaaaaaatgaagaagatcGTGGACGCCGTCATCAAGTACAAGGACAG cagtggaCGGCAGCTCAGCGAAGTTTTCATCCAGCTGCCTTCCCGCAAGGAGCTGCCGGAATACTACGAGCTCATCCGCAAGCCCGTCGACTTCAAGAAAATCAAG GAGCGAATCCGTAACCACAAGTACCGGAGCCTGAACGACCTGGAGAAGGACGTCATGCTGCTGTGCCAGAACGCGCAGACCTTCAACCTCGAGGGCTCCCTG ATCTACGAGGACTCCATCGTCCTCCAGTCCGTCTTCACCAGCGTGAGGCAGAAAAtcgagaaggaggaggagagcgaaGGCGAGgacagcgaggaggaggaggaaggcgaAGAGGAAGGCTCCGAATCCGAGT cccgctcGGTGAAGGTGAAGATCAAGCTGGGGCGGAAGGAGAAGGCGCAGGACCGGCTGAAGGGCCGTCGGCGTACCAGCCGCGGCTCCCGCGCCAAGCCCGTGGTGAGCGACGACGACAgcgaggaggagcaggaggag
- the SMARCA4 gene encoding transcription activator BRG1 isoform X5: MSTPDPPLGGTPRPGPSPGPGPSPGAMLGPSPGPSPGSAHSMMGPSPGPPSAGHPLPPQGPGGYAQDNMHQMHKPMDSMHEKGITDDPRYGQMKGMGMRPGGHAGMGPPPSPMDQHSQGYPSPLGGSEHASSPVPANGPSSGPQLSSGPGGVPLDGTDPQALGQQNRGPTPFNQNQLHQLRAQIMAYKMLARGQPLPDHLQMAVQGKRPMPGMQQQMPTLPPPSVSGTGPVQGPVQGPGPGPTPPNYNRPHGIGGPNMPPPGPSGVPPGMPGQPPGGPPKPWPEGPMANAAAPTSAPQKLIPPQPTGRPSPAPPAVPPAASPVMPPQTQSPGQPAQPAPMVQLHQKQNRITPIQKPRGLDPVEILQEREYRLQARIAHRIQELENLPGSLAGDLRTKATIELKALRLLNFQRQLRQEVVVCMRRDTALETALNAKAYKRSKRQSLREARITEKLEKQQKIEQERKRRQKHQEYLNSILQHAKDFKEYHRSVTGKIQKLTKAVATYHANTEREQKKENERIEKERMRRLMAEDEEGYRKLIDQKKDKRLAYLLQQTDEYVANLTELVRQHKAAQVAKEKKKKKKKKKAENAEGQTPAIGPDGEPLDETSQMSDLPVKVIHVESGKILTGTDAPKAGQLEAWLEMNPGYEVAPRSDSEESGSEEEEEEEEEEQPQPAQPALPVEEKKKIPDPDSDDVSEVDARHIIENAKQDVDDEYGVSQALARGLQSYYAVAHAVTERVDKQSTLMVNGVLKQYQIKGLEWLVSLYNNNLNGILADEMGLGKTIQTIALITYLMEHKRINGPFLIIVPLSTLSNWAYEFDKWAPSVVKVSYKGSPAARRAFVPQLRSGKFNVLLTTYEYIIKDKHILAKIRWKYMIVDEGHRMKNHHCKLTQVLNTHYVAPRRLLLTGTPLQNKLPELWALLNFLLPTIFKSCSTFEQWFNAPFAMTGEKVDLNEEETILIIRRLHKVLRPFLLRRLKKEVEAQLPEKVEYVIKCDMSALQRVLYRHMQAKGVLLTDGSEKDKKGKGGTKTLMNTIMQLRKICNHPYMFQHIEESFSEHLGFTGGIVQGLDLYRASGKFELLDRILPKLRATNHKVLLFCQMTSLMTIMEDYFAYRGFKYLRLDGTTKAEDRGMLLKTFNEPGSEYFIFLLSTRAGGLGLNLQSADTVIIFDSDWNPHQDLQAQDRAHRIGQQNEVRVLRLCTVNSVEEKILAAAKYKLNVDQKVIQAGMFDQKSSSHERRAFLQAILEHEEQDENRYSAGSGSGSASFPHTASTLCLNAELEEPPLKEEDEVPDDETVNQMIARHEEEFDLFMRMDLDRRREEARNPKRKPRLMEEDELPSWIIKDDAEVERLTCEEEEEKMFGRGSRHRKEVDYSDSLTEKQWLKAIEEGTLEEIEEEVRQKKSSRKRKRDTDVGSATPTTSTRSRDKDDDSKKQKKRGRPPAEKLSPNPPNLTKKMKKIVDAVIKYKDSSGRQLSEVFIQLPSRKELPEYYELIRKPVDFKKIKERIRNHKYRSLNDLEKDVMLLCQNAQTFNLEGSLIYEDSIVLQSVFTSVRQKIEKEEESEGEDSEEEEEGEEEGSESESRSVKVKIKLGRKEKAQDRLKGRRRTSRGSRAKPVVSDDDSEEEQEEDRSGSGTEED, encoded by the exons ATGTCGACTCCGGATCCTCCGCTGGGAGGAACCCCTCGGCCGGGTCCCTCTCCGGGGCCGGGTCCGTCCCCGGGGGCGATGCTGGGTCCCAGCCCCGGTCCTTCTCCCGGTTCCGCACACAGCATGATGGGACCCAGCCCCGGGCCGCCCTCGGCGGGACACCCGCTGCCGCCCCAGGGGCCGGGGGGCTACGCTCAGGACAACATGCATCAGATGCACAAG CCCATGGACTCCATGCACGAGAAGGGAATAACCGACGATCCTCGCTACGGCCAGATGAAAGGGATGGGAATGCGGCCCGGCGGGCACGCGGGAATGGGTCCTCCCCCGAGCCCGATGGATCAGCACTCGCAAG gtTACCCTTCTCCGCTCGGCGGTTCCGAACACGCCTCGAGTCCCGTTCCGGCGAACGGTCCGTCCTCCGGCCCTCAGCTATCCTCGGGTCCCGGAGGAGTCCCCTTGGACGGTACCGATCCCCAAGCTCTGGGACAACAAAACCGGGGTCCGACCCCTTTTAACCAGAACCAGTTACACCAGTTAAGAGCTCAGATCATGGCTTACAAGATGCTGGCGAGGGGCCAGCCCCTGCCCGACCACCTTCAGATGGCGGTGCAGGGAAAACGACCCATGCCCGGAATGCAGCAGCAAATGCCGACACTACCTCCGCCTTCCGTATCCGGGACAGGACCAGTGCAAGGACCAGTGCAAGGGCCTGGACCGGGACCGACACCTCCAAACTATAACAGACCTCACG GTATCGGAGGGCCTAACATGCCCCCTCCCGGACCCTCAGGAGTTCCCCCGGGAATGCCCGGGCAACCCCCCGgcggcccccccaaaccctggcCGGAAG GACCGATGGCGAACGCCGCAGCCCCCACTAGCGCACCTCAGAAACTGattcccccccagcccaccgGCCGGCCCTCGCCAGCCCCTCCGGCGGTGCCGCCCGCCGCGTCGCCCGTGATGCCGCCGCAGACGCAGTCCCCGGGTCAGCCGGCGCAGCCGGCTCCCATGGTGCAGCTCCACCAGAAACAGAACCGCATCACGCCGATCCAGAAACCCAGAGGACTCGATCCGGTGGAAATCCTGCAGGAGAGGGAGTACAG gctGCAAGCTCGAATCGCTCACAGGATCCAAGAGCTGGAAAACCTTCCCGGCTCGCTGGCCGGTGACCTGAGAACCAAAGCAACCATTGAACTGAAAGCACTAAGGCTGCTTAATTTTCAGCGACAG CTGCGTCAGGAAGTCGTGGTGTGCATGAGGCGAGACACGGCCCTGGAGACGGCCCTGAACGCCAAGGCGTACAAGCGCAGCAAGCGGCAGTCCCTGCGCGAGGCTCGCATCACCgagaagctggagaagcagcagaagatCGAGCAGGAACGGAAACGCAGGCAGAAGCACCAG GAATACCTCAACAGCATCCTCCAGCACGCTAAAGATTTCAAGGAATACCATCGCTCCGTCACGGGCAAGATTCAGAAGCTGACCAAGGCGGTGGCTACTTACCACGCCAACACGGAGCGGgagcagaagaaggaaaacGAGAGGATCGAGAAGGAGAGGATGCGCCGTCTGATG GCGGAGGATGAGGAAGGGTACCGCAAGCTGATCGATCAGAAGAAGGACAAGCGCTTGGCCTACCTGCTGCAGCAGACGGACGAGTACGTAGCCAACCTGACGGAGCTGGTGCGGCAGCACAAGGCcgcgcaggtggccaaggagaagaagaagaagaagaaaaagaag aAGGCAGAGAACGCGGAAGGGCAGACGCCGGCCATCGGGCCAGATGGTGAA CCGCTGGATGAGACGAGCCAAATGAGCGACCTCCCTGTCAAAGTGATCCACGTGGAGAGCGGCAAGATCCTCACCGGCACCGACGCGCCGAAAGCCGGGCAGCTGGAAGCCTGGCTGGAGATGAACCCCGG GTACGAAGTAGCTCCGAGATCTGACAGTGAAGAAAGCGGgtcggaggaggaggaggag gaggaggaagaggagcaacCACAACCCGCTCAGCCCGCCCTGCCcgtggaggagaagaaaaaaatccccgaCCCGGACAGCGACGACGTCTCGGAAGTGGACGCCAGACACATTATCGA GAACGCTAAGCAAGATGTCGATGACGAATACGGGGTGTCCCAAGCTCTGGCGAGGGGCTTGCAGTCGTACTACGCCGTGGCCCACGCCGTCACCGAGAGGGTGGACAAGCAATCCACGCTGATGGTCAACGGAGTCCTCAAGCAGTACCAG atcAAAGGTTTGGAGTGGCTGGTGTCCCTGTACAACAACAACCTGAACGGCATCCTGGCAGATGAGATGGGGCTGGGCAAAACCATCCAGACCATCGCTTTAATCACATACCTCATGGAGCACAAACGGATCAACGGACCCTTCCTCATCATAGTACCTCTCTC aaCTCTGTCGAATTGGGCGTATGAGTTTGACAAATGGGCTCCTTCTGTGGTGAAGGTCTCGTACAAG GGCTCTCCAGCAGCAAGACGGGCATTTGTACCTCAGCTCCGAAGCGGGAAATTCAACGTCTTGCTCACAACTTACGAGTATATCATCAAAGATAAGCACATCCTGGCTAAG ATCCGCTGGAAGTACATGATCGTGGACGAGGGTCACAGGATGAAGAACCACCACTGCAAACTCACCCAGGTCCTCAACACGCACTACGTGGCTCCTCGGCGTTTGTTGTTGACGGGAACCCCCTTGCAGAACAAACTCCcggagctgtgggctctgctcAATTTCCTCCTGCCCACCATCTTCAAGAGCTGCAGCACGTTCGAGCAGTGGTTTAACGCCCCTTTCGCCATGACGGGAGAAAAG GTGGACCTGAACGAAGAAGAAACCATCCTGATCATTCGGCGCCTGCACAAAGTGCTGCGCCCTTTCCTGCTGCGGAGGCTGAAGAAGGAAGTAGAAGCGCAGCTGCCTGAAAAG GTGGAATACGTCATCAAGTGCGACATGTCCGCTCTGCAGAGGGTCCTCTACAGGCACATGCAGGCCAAGGGCGTGCTGCTCACGGACGGCTCCGAGAAGGACAAAAAG GGCAAAGGCGGTACGAAAACCCTGATGAACACCATCATGCAGCTGCGGAAGATCTGTAACCACCCCTACATGTTCCAGCACATagag GAATCCTTTTCCGAGCACTTGGGGTTCACGGGAGGTATCGTGCAAGg gcTGGATTTGTACCGAGCCTCGGGCAAATTTGAACTCCTGGACAGAATTCTCCCCAAATTACGAGCCACCAACCATAAGGTGCTGCTCTTCTGCCAGATGACCTCCCTCATGACCATCATGGAAGATTACTTTGCTTACCGCGGATTCAAATACCTCAGGCTGGACG GAACCACTAAGGCGGAGGACCGGGGCATGTTGTTAAAGACTTTCAATGAGCCAGGCTCCGAgtacttcatttttttactgAGCACGCGGGCTGGCGGGCTGGGTCTGAACCTCCAGTCTGCCGACACTGTGATTATCTTTGACAGCGACTGGAACCCTCACCAG GACCTGCAGGCGCAAGACCGAGCTCACCGCATCGGGCAGCAGAACGAAGTGCGCGTTCTCCGGCTCTGCACCGTCAACAGCGTGGAGGAGAAGATCCTTGCCGCCGCCAAATACAAGCTGAACGTTGATCAGAAGGTTATCCAAGCCGGCATGTTTGACCAGAAATCCTCGAGCCACGAACGAAGAGCTTTCCTCCAGGCTATCTTGGAACACGAGGAGCAGGACGAG AACAGATACAGCGCGGGCAGCGGCAGTGGCAGTGCAAGCTTCCCCCACACTGCCTCGACCCTGTGCCTGAACGCTGAGTTGGAGGAACCACCTCTAAAG GAAGAAGACGAAGTTCCCGACGACGAAACGGTCAACCAGATGATTGCGCGGCACGAAGAGGAGTTTGACCTTTTCATG CGCATGGACCTGGACCGCAGGCGGGAAGAAGCGCGAAACCCCAAGCGCAAACCGCGCCTGATGGAGGAAGACGAGCTGCCGTCGTGGATCATCAAGGACGATGCCGAGGTGGAGAGGTTGACgtgtgaggaagaggaggagaagatgtTTGGGCGAGGCTCGCGGCACCGTAAGGAGGTGGATTACAGTGACTCGCTGACGGAGAAGCAGTGGCTCAAG GCGATCGAGGAGGGTACGCTGGAGGAGATCGAGGAGGAGGTGCGCCAGAAAAAATCCTCCCGTAAACGCAAGCGGGATACGGACGTCGGCTCCGCCAcccccaccaccagcacccGCAGCCGGGATAAGGACGACGAtagcaaaaagcagaagaaacgTGGCAGGCCGCCGGCGGAGAAACtctccccaaacccccccaacctcaccaaaaaaatgaagaagatcGTGGACGCCGTCATCAAGTACAAGGACAG cagtggaCGGCAGCTCAGCGAAGTTTTCATCCAGCTGCCTTCCCGCAAGGAGCTGCCGGAATACTACGAGCTCATCCGCAAGCCCGTCGACTTCAAGAAAATCAAG GAGCGAATCCGTAACCACAAGTACCGGAGCCTGAACGACCTGGAGAAGGACGTCATGCTGCTGTGCCAGAACGCGCAGACCTTCAACCTCGAGGGCTCCCTG ATCTACGAGGACTCCATCGTCCTCCAGTCCGTCTTCACCAGCGTGAGGCAGAAAAtcgagaaggaggaggagagcgaaGGCGAGgacagcgaggaggaggaggaaggcgaAGAGGAAGGCTCCGAATCCGAGT cccgctcGGTGAAGGTGAAGATCAAGCTGGGGCGGAAGGAGAAGGCGCAGGACCGGCTGAAGGGCCGTCGGCGTACCAGCCGCGGCTCCCGCGCCAAGCCCGTGGTGAGCGACGACGACAgcgaggaggagcaggaggag